One Niabella beijingensis DNA window includes the following coding sequences:
- a CDS encoding menaquinone biosynthetic enzyme MqnA/MqnD family protein has protein sequence MHKNKGFSVEEKIRVGIINYLNTRPLLYGLQFPPITEKIELIEDVPAKLAELLINGQIDVGLVPVAITQKLSHYSINGNYCIGAIGDVASVCVFSQVPLEKVEKIYLDYQSRSSVALCRWLIKNHWKITPEIVDARNESYLEEIKGTTAGLVIGDRALQQRPRFEYIYDLAGEWKQATGLPFVFAAWVSTRKLPDAFITEFDKANAYGLAHLDEVIAKIPEGIYDLKKYYSQDLSYTLDEEKRKGLALFLKILSDIS, from the coding sequence TTGCACAAAAATAAAGGATTCAGCGTGGAAGAAAAGATAAGAGTCGGAATAATTAATTACCTGAATACAAGACCTCTTTTATACGGTTTACAATTCCCTCCGATAACTGAAAAAATTGAGCTTATTGAAGATGTACCCGCGAAACTGGCGGAGTTGTTGATTAACGGGCAGATCGATGTGGGACTGGTCCCTGTAGCCATCACACAGAAACTGTCGCACTATTCTATTAATGGCAATTATTGCATCGGAGCTATCGGCGATGTGGCTTCGGTTTGTGTATTCAGCCAGGTTCCCCTGGAAAAAGTGGAGAAGATCTACCTCGATTATCAAAGCCGGTCTTCAGTGGCCCTGTGCCGGTGGCTCATTAAGAACCACTGGAAGATAACACCCGAAATCGTGGATGCACGCAATGAATCTTATCTTGAAGAGATAAAGGGTACTACCGCCGGTCTGGTGATCGGCGATCGTGCCCTGCAGCAACGGCCGCGGTTCGAATATATTTATGATCTTGCCGGTGAATGGAAGCAGGCTACCGGGCTACCGTTTGTATTTGCGGCATGGGTAAGTACCCGGAAGCTGCCGGATGCTTTTATTACTGAATTTGATAAAGCCAATGCCTACGGACTCGCCCACCTGGATGAGGTGATCGCAAAAATTCCGGAAGGGATCTATGATCTTAAAAAATATTACTCGCAGGATCTGAGCTATACGCTTGATGAGGAAAAACGCAAGGGCCTGGCGCTATTTTTAAAGATCCTTTCCGATATTTCTTAG
- a CDS encoding glycosyl hydrolase: MLRKLFLSGLVLLIAGSGIAQQTAALAFKEPPLVYRPGCYYYWISDNISEEGIKKDIQAMAAAGIGRAFVGNVGFPESELSLKQGSARLFSDGWWNATLAAVKAGAEHGVDIGFFNSPGWSQSGGPWIKEQQSMRYLDAQELLVEGPGTVTKSFSPVPLFQQVAVMAFPQPAYEGQELSKVLKSVTVNIDSVEIRRAFDGDTATVAGFPDKVEQPVHIDISGDKVFTARSLILCGQGSAFAADITLQVRTAAGYRTVKSFSYNRTNPALNVGFRPWAPVVITFPEQQAKDYRIVLDHIRGKAGFSEIRLTGAAAMERIEEKQLAKMFQTPLPLWNEYQWASQAPVTDAAARIAPSKVIDLTAMTSPSGKLSWKVPPGKWVIVRFGMVPTGVTNAPATPEGRGYDVDKMSRTAIAEHFNAFIGKIRSRIPQKDQKAFKYVVADSYETGSQNWTDDFAASFRKKYGYDPLKWLPVLTGRVVGSREQSDRFLWDMRRLVADKVAYDYVGGLRDACHGQGLSLWLENYGHWGFPSEFLMYGGQSDEVGGEFWAEGDLGGIECRAASSAAHIYGKTSVSGESFTAAGQPYARYPALLKRRGDWSFTEGINNTIFHVYIQQPDERLPGINAWFGTEFNRHNTWFGQGQAFIKYIHRCNYMLQQGKPVNDVAYFIGEDAPKMTGITDPKLPDGFQFDYINAEVIEQRLSVKDGKLVLPDGMSYRMLVLPHLETMRPELLQKITELVKAGAVVLGPRPLRSPSLQNFPAADQRVQALAAALWANADGVHRKVAAFGKGKIMNGLTMEEALGQIRTAPDFVSGRPGQIAYTHRSLADKELYFISNQTDTLVDFAPLFRDGKGQPYFYDAVTGRKLKLTDHTQQPGGIKIPLRLDRFQSGFVVFHKNETLPPATGENFPRPYETIPVKSSWVVSFDTAGRGPVEPVVFEQLQDWSMHPDDRIRNYSGTAVYKTSFQLKPLAGKKVFLNLNKVVAMARVRLNGKDLGTVWTAPYTVDATEAVITGENKLEIEVVNTWVNRMIGDSKLPEAERRTWSNVNTFKPESSYMSSGLLGPVQLELVR; encoded by the coding sequence AAGCGCGCGGCTGTTCTCGGATGGCTGGTGGAATGCCACGCTGGCCGCAGTAAAAGCCGGCGCCGAACACGGCGTTGATATTGGTTTTTTTAACAGTCCCGGCTGGAGCCAGAGCGGCGGACCCTGGATCAAAGAGCAGCAAAGCATGCGCTACCTGGATGCTCAGGAACTGCTGGTTGAAGGACCGGGAACCGTGACAAAATCCTTTTCTCCGGTACCGCTTTTTCAACAGGTGGCTGTAATGGCTTTTCCACAGCCGGCTTATGAGGGGCAGGAGTTGTCGAAGGTATTAAAGAGTGTAACGGTCAATATCGACAGTGTGGAGATCCGCCGAGCATTTGACGGGGATACCGCAACTGTTGCCGGTTTCCCGGATAAAGTGGAACAGCCGGTTCATATTGATATCAGTGGGGATAAGGTATTTACGGCACGGTCGCTGATCCTCTGCGGACAGGGAAGCGCTTTTGCTGCTGACATTACCTTGCAGGTCAGAACAGCAGCGGGATACAGGACGGTGAAATCATTTTCTTATAACCGGACAAACCCGGCATTAAATGTAGGCTTCCGGCCCTGGGCCCCGGTGGTGATCACTTTCCCGGAACAGCAGGCGAAGGACTACCGGATCGTGCTGGATCATATAAGGGGTAAGGCCGGATTTTCGGAGATCCGGCTAACCGGCGCTGCGGCTATGGAGCGTATTGAGGAAAAACAGCTGGCAAAGATGTTTCAGACACCACTGCCGCTATGGAACGAATACCAGTGGGCATCCCAGGCGCCTGTAACGGATGCTGCCGCACGGATCGCGCCTTCCAAAGTGATAGACCTTACCGCGATGACGAGCCCTTCAGGAAAATTGAGCTGGAAAGTCCCTCCGGGCAAATGGGTGATCGTGCGTTTTGGGATGGTGCCCACCGGTGTTACCAATGCGCCTGCCACACCGGAGGGCAGGGGATACGACGTTGATAAAATGAGCCGTACTGCAATTGCGGAACACTTTAATGCATTTATCGGGAAGATCCGGAGTCGCATTCCCCAAAAAGATCAGAAAGCATTTAAGTATGTGGTGGCCGACAGTTATGAGACCGGCTCGCAAAACTGGACGGATGATTTTGCAGCCTCCTTCAGAAAAAAATATGGTTATGACCCGTTGAAATGGTTGCCGGTACTTACCGGAAGGGTTGTTGGCAGCAGGGAGCAAAGCGACCGGTTTCTCTGGGATATGCGCCGGCTGGTAGCGGACAAGGTGGCGTACGATTATGTGGGCGGATTGCGAGATGCCTGCCATGGCCAGGGATTAAGCCTGTGGCTGGAGAACTACGGACATTGGGGGTTCCCTTCCGAGTTTCTTATGTATGGCGGACAAAGCGATGAAGTAGGCGGTGAGTTCTGGGCAGAAGGTGATCTGGGAGGAATAGAATGCAGGGCGGCTTCTTCGGCGGCTCATATCTATGGTAAAACAAGTGTTTCCGGAGAATCTTTTACAGCGGCGGGCCAGCCCTATGCACGTTATCCGGCATTGCTCAAGCGGCGCGGCGACTGGTCCTTCACCGAAGGGATCAACAACACGATCTTTCATGTATATATACAACAGCCGGATGAACGGCTTCCGGGCATCAACGCCTGGTTTGGCACGGAGTTTAACCGGCACAATACCTGGTTCGGACAGGGGCAGGCATTTATAAAATACATTCACCGTTGTAACTACATGTTGCAGCAGGGAAAACCGGTGAATGATGTGGCTTATTTTATAGGCGAAGATGCACCAAAGATGACCGGTATTACTGATCCGAAATTGCCCGATGGGTTTCAGTTCGATTACATCAATGCGGAAGTAATCGAACAAAGACTCAGTGTAAAAGATGGAAAGCTGGTGTTGCCGGATGGTATGAGCTACCGGATGCTGGTATTGCCGCATCTTGAAACCATGCGCCCGGAGTTGCTCCAGAAGATTACCGAACTGGTGAAAGCCGGAGCCGTGGTGCTGGGTCCCCGTCCGTTGCGATCCCCCAGTCTGCAAAACTTTCCTGCTGCCGATCAGCGTGTACAGGCCTTGGCTGCAGCGCTCTGGGCCAATGCTGACGGGGTACACCGCAAAGTGGCCGCATTCGGAAAAGGAAAGATCATGAATGGTCTTACCATGGAGGAGGCGCTCGGTCAGATCCGGACAGCACCGGATTTTGTGAGCGGCAGACCCGGCCAGATCGCCTATACACACCGCTCCCTGGCGGATAAGGAACTTTATTTTATTTCCAACCAGACCGATACGCTGGTTGATTTTGCACCGCTCTTCCGTGACGGCAAAGGCCAGCCCTATTTTTATGATGCGGTAACCGGCAGAAAACTTAAATTAACGGATCATACACAACAACCCGGCGGCATAAAAATACCGCTGCGGCTGGACCGGTTCCAGAGCGGGTTTGTGGTGTTTCATAAGAACGAGACATTGCCGCCAGCAACCGGTGAGAATTTCCCCCGGCCTTACGAAACAATACCGGTAAAAAGTTCCTGGGTGGTTTCGTTTGATACGGCCGGCCGCGGACCGGTTGAACCGGTGGTGTTTGAACAGTTGCAGGATTGGAGCATGCATCCGGATGACCGGATCCGGAATTATTCCGGAACGGCGGTGTATAAGACGAGTTTTCAGCTGAAGCCCCTTGCCGGTAAAAAAGTATTCCTGAATCTGAATAAAGTGGTGGCTATGGCAAGGGTGCGGCTGAATGGTAAAGACCTGGGAACGGTATGGACCGCACCTTACACCGTGGATGCTACGGAAGCCGTAATAACAGGCGAAAATAAACTGGAGATCGAAGTAGTAAATACATGGGTGAACCGGATGATCGGCGACAGTAAATTACCGGAAGCCGAACGCCGCACCTGGAGCAATGTAAATACGTTTAAACCGGAATCTTCGTACATGTCTTCCGGATTGCTGGGGCCGGTACAGCTGGAGCTGGTCCGGTAG
- a CDS encoding type II toxin-antitoxin system RelE/ParE family toxin: MRRDSVQNATKVKREILQKISELSVRPEIHAPDKYKNNNMGNYRAFELRHYRIAYLIMEDVIIIARIRHTSQNPREY; this comes from the coding sequence ATCCGCCGGGATTCTGTACAAAATGCAACCAAGGTAAAAAGAGAAATACTTCAAAAGATCAGTGAATTGTCTGTACGGCCTGAAATACACGCCCCGGATAAATATAAAAACAATAATATGGGAAACTACCGCGCTTTTGAACTACGCCATTATCGCATAGCATACCTGATAATGGAAGATGTGATAATTATTGCAAGGATAAGACATACCAGCCAGAACCCCCGAGAATATTAG
- the purB gene encoding adenylosuccinate lyase — MSLTAISPVDGRYHKQVQQLQEYYSEYALIKYRVIVEIEYLFFLAEKKFLKLSASAKKHLRSVIENFGTDEAKAIKEIERTTNHDVKAVEYFLKAELDKTDAREAKEWIHFGLTSQDVNNTAIPMLWKSSLEQELVPAYANLQLQLRELAKQWKDISMLAKTHGQPASPTKLGKEFMVFVERLDHQVQLFSYIPFAAKFGGATGNFNAHHVAYPKTDWVKFGNEFVDEVLGLQRMQYTTQIEHYDNLAAHFDAIKRLNTILLDLCRDIWTYISMDYFKQRTKAGEVGSSAMPHKVNPIDFENAEGNLGIANALLEHLSAKLPVSRLQRDLTDSTVLRNIGVPVAHTIIAIKSIEKGLGKLVLNEAKLKQDLEDNWAVVAEAIQTILRREKYPNPYEALKALTRGKEGITKNAIHEFIKGLKISAGLKKELRQITPHNYTGIVAKY, encoded by the coding sequence ATGTCTTTAACAGCAATTTCGCCGGTGGACGGCCGTTATCATAAACAAGTGCAGCAGTTGCAGGAATATTACAGTGAGTATGCCCTTATTAAATACCGTGTGATCGTGGAGATCGAATATCTTTTTTTTCTGGCGGAAAAAAAGTTCCTGAAATTATCAGCCTCCGCTAAAAAGCACCTGCGATCCGTGATCGAAAATTTCGGGACAGATGAGGCAAAGGCCATAAAAGAGATCGAAAGAACCACCAACCATGATGTAAAGGCAGTGGAATATTTCCTGAAAGCAGAACTGGACAAGACCGATGCACGGGAGGCAAAAGAGTGGATCCATTTTGGTCTGACCTCACAGGATGTAAACAATACCGCGATTCCGATGCTGTGGAAAAGCAGCCTGGAGCAGGAGCTGGTGCCGGCATATGCAAACCTTCAGCTGCAGCTGCGGGAACTGGCAAAACAGTGGAAGGATATTTCCATGTTGGCCAAGACCCACGGGCAGCCGGCATCTCCCACTAAATTGGGTAAGGAGTTTATGGTTTTTGTGGAACGCCTCGATCACCAGGTACAGCTGTTTTCCTATATTCCTTTTGCCGCTAAGTTTGGTGGTGCTACCGGTAACTTCAATGCGCATCATGTGGCTTATCCGAAAACTGACTGGGTGAAGTTCGGGAACGAATTCGTGGATGAAGTGCTGGGACTGCAGCGGATGCAGTATACCACCCAGATCGAGCACTATGATAACCTGGCTGCTCATTTTGATGCGATCAAACGCCTGAACACCATTCTGCTGGATCTTTGCCGTGATATCTGGACCTATATCAGTATGGATTATTTTAAGCAGCGTACCAAAGCCGGCGAGGTTGGTTCATCGGCGATGCCCCATAAAGTGAACCCGATCGACTTTGAAAATGCGGAAGGGAACCTGGGTATTGCAAATGCACTGCTGGAGCACCTTTCTGCCAAATTGCCGGTGAGCCGTCTGCAGCGCGACCTTACCGACAGTACGGTGCTGCGCAATATCGGCGTACCCGTGGCCCACACTATCATCGCCATAAAGAGCATTGAGAAAGGACTGGGCAAACTGGTGCTCAATGAAGCTAAACTGAAACAGGATCTGGAAGACAACTGGGCGGTGGTGGCGGAAGCCATCCAGACCATCCTCCGCCGGGAAAAGTATCCGAACCCTTATGAGGCTCTGAAAGCGCTTACAAGAGGCAAGGAAGGCATTACAAAGAATGCGATCCATGAATTCATAAAGGGATTAAAAATATCGGCCGGTCTTAAAAAAGAGCTTCGCCAGATCACTCCGCATAATTATACGGGGATCGTGGCAAAGTATTAA